In one Brienomyrus brachyistius isolate T26 chromosome 12, BBRACH_0.4, whole genome shotgun sequence genomic region, the following are encoded:
- the trmt10b gene encoding tRNA methyltransferase 10 homolog B: MNGSRGVGQEAASSRDEDRLEESGLSDALGLLHIEIDCETAGKFGGDDEEILHSKNVLRKQRNWERKLAAKRSKRRGEKLRRRQRRAEASGDAGAAADSIQDSKRVLKVNARERLAQARVMGPRLCVDLSVAGCMSPKEISRLAGQIGRLYGSNRRARKPFHLFLTDLKEDSLLYRECQRMNDGFLRYAIDITEDSFLDLFPQESVIYLTPDAEQALENVDLDKVYVLGGLVDESVQKKITYLRARDGGVSSARLPISEYMVKKTNAKNYHSKVLAINQVFDILLTFCDTGSWAVALEEGVPPGKGYIVRTDDTPQIDH; the protein is encoded by the exons ATGAATGGGTCCCGAGGTGTAGGGCAGGAAGCCGCGTCCTCACGGGATGAGGATCGCCTGGAAGAGTCCGGGCTCTCTGACGCGCTTGGCTTGCTGCACATTGAAATTGACTGTGAAACGGCCGGGAAATTTGGCGGTGATGACGAAGAAATCTTGCACTCT AAAAACGTCCTGCGCAAGCAGAGGAACTGGGAGCGGAAGCTGGCTGCCAAGAGGAGcaagaggagaggagagaagcTGAGGAGAAGGCAGAGGAGAGCTGAGGCGTCAG GTGATGCAGGCGCTGCTGCGGACAGTATTCAGGACAGCAAACGGGTGCTGAAGGTCAACGCCAGGGAGCGGCTGGCACAGGCCCGAGTGATGGGACCGAGGCTGTGTGTGGACCTGAGTGTGGCGGGCTGCATGTCTCCCAAG GAAATTAGCAGGCTGGCAGGCCAGATTGGGAGGCTGTATGGGTCCAACCGGAGGGCAAGGAAGCCGTTCCATCTCTTCCTAACCGACCTGAAGGAGGACAGCCTGCTGTATCGGGAGTGTCAGAGGATGAACGATGGCTTCCTTCGCTATGCG ATCGACATCACGGAGGACAGCTTCCTAGACCTTTTCCCTCAGGAGAGTGTCATCTACCTCACGCCGGATGCTGAGCAAG CTCTGGAGAACGTGGACCTGGACAAGGTGTACGTCCTTGGGGGGCTGGTGGATGAGAGCGTGCAGAAG AAAATCACATACCTGAGGGCTAGAGATGGTGGGGTCTCCAGTGCCAGGCTGCCCATCAGTGAGTATATGGTGAAGAAGACCAACGCCAAGAACTACCACTCCAAAGTCCTGGCCATTAATCAGG TCTTCGATATTCTGCTCACTTTCTGTGACACTGGCAGTTGGGCAGTCGCATTGGAGGAGGGGGTACCCCCAGGGAAGGGCTACATAGTCAGAACCGACGACACCCCTCAAATTGACCACTGA